The following are encoded in a window of Castanea sativa cultivar Marrone di Chiusa Pesio chromosome 5, ASM4071231v1 genomic DNA:
- the LOC142637087 gene encoding transcription factor CPC-like, whose product MGDLTQTTNDNIEETKEENKQEQDSKLEFSEDEVSLIAKMFRLVGERWSLIAGRIPGRTAEEIEKYWTTKHSSSSER is encoded by the exons ATGGGAGACTTAACTCAGACCACTAATGACAATATTGAAGAAACCAAAG AGGAAAATAAACAGGAACAGGATTCCAAGCTGGAATTCTCTGAAGACGAAGTCTCACTTATTGCTAAGATGTTTAGATTGGTTGGAGAAAG GTGGTCTTTAATTGCTGGGAGGATTCCTGGAAGAACAGCAGAAGAAATTGAGAAGTATTGGACTACAAAGCATTCATCTTCAAGTGAAAGATGa